The Desulfosporosinus acidiphilus SJ4 genome has a window encoding:
- the trpC gene encoding indole-3-glycerol phosphate synthase TrpC has translation MILEKIAKRTVERVAELKREKSEEQVISEAKALDSDTAFPFEEALRAEGLSFICEVKKASPSKGIIAQDFPYLQIAKDYEAAGAAAISVLTEPYWFQGQDCFLTEIRQDVGIPLLRKDFIVDSYQIYEAKIIGASAILLICTLLDTDTLKRYLEIAQSLGLSALVEAHTEEEVKSALKAGARVIGVNNRNLQTFEVDITTSIRLRKLVPKDFLFVSESGINSPEDVAVLKENKTDAVLIGESLMRSDRKKEQLAFLRGDNQQ, from the coding sequence TTGATATTAGAGAAAATAGCGAAGCGAACCGTTGAGCGCGTGGCGGAACTGAAACGAGAGAAATCGGAAGAGCAAGTAATTTCAGAAGCTAAGGCCTTAGATTCTGATACAGCGTTTCCCTTTGAAGAGGCTCTCAGGGCAGAGGGTTTATCCTTTATCTGTGAGGTAAAAAAAGCGTCTCCTTCCAAGGGAATTATTGCTCAAGATTTTCCCTATTTACAGATTGCCAAGGACTATGAGGCGGCAGGAGCTGCGGCGATTTCTGTGCTGACAGAGCCCTATTGGTTTCAAGGACAAGACTGCTTCCTTACGGAGATCCGCCAAGACGTTGGCATCCCTCTTCTGCGCAAAGACTTTATCGTGGACAGTTATCAGATTTACGAGGCTAAGATCATTGGAGCTTCAGCCATTTTGCTTATTTGTACGCTGCTCGATACGGATACTCTGAAACGCTATCTGGAAATTGCTCAAAGTTTGGGGCTGAGCGCCCTCGTGGAAGCCCATACGGAGGAAGAAGTTAAATCAGCTCTTAAGGCAGGGGCCAGAGTGATCGGGGTCAATAACCGCAACCTTCAGACCTTTGAAGTTGATATAACCACTAGTATCAGACTGCGCAAATTAGTGCCGAAAGATTTCTTATTTGTCTCGGAAAGCGGCATTAATTCACCGGAGGACGTGGCGGTCTTGAAGGAAAATAAGACAGATGCTGTTCTGATCGGCGAAAGTTTAATGCGCAGTGATCGAAAAAAGGAACAGCTTGCCTTTCTGCGAGGGGATAATCAGCAGTGA
- the trpA gene encoding tryptophan synthase subunit alpha, producing MSNIAEAFKNGKAFIGFVTGGDPSLEKSEEYILEMVRGGADLVEIGIPFSDPIAEGPVIQEANIRALAAGATVDKIFNLVVSVRQKTKVPLVFLTYLNPVFNYGYSRFFQRCSEAGVDGIIIPDLPYEEKGELTEAAAGYGVDVISLIAPTSEQRIKQIAREATGFVYVVSSMGVTGMRSEIKTDLHSIIEVVKESSSVPTAVGFGINTPKQAGGIAKIADGVIVGSAIVKIVEKYGEGAGPYIYDYVKSMKDAVRSAV from the coding sequence ATGAGTAATATCGCAGAGGCCTTTAAAAACGGAAAAGCCTTTATCGGATTTGTCACCGGCGGAGACCCTTCTTTAGAGAAGAGTGAAGAGTATATTTTAGAAATGGTTCGGGGCGGTGCTGATTTAGTGGAAATCGGTATTCCCTTTTCTGATCCCATTGCCGAGGGACCGGTTATTCAAGAGGCAAATATTCGCGCTCTTGCAGCAGGGGCTACGGTAGACAAAATTTTTAATCTGGTGGTTTCTGTGCGCCAAAAGACAAAGGTGCCTCTTGTTTTTCTAACCTATTTAAATCCCGTCTTTAATTATGGGTACTCACGCTTTTTTCAACGGTGTTCTGAGGCGGGAGTCGACGGTATCATCATTCCTGATCTGCCCTATGAAGAAAAGGGTGAACTGACTGAAGCCGCTGCAGGCTATGGAGTTGATGTTATTTCTCTGATTGCCCCCACCTCAGAACAACGGATTAAACAGATAGCCCGGGAAGCGACAGGCTTCGTCTATGTGGTATCTTCCATGGGTGTAACGGGAATGAGAAGCGAAATTAAAACAGATTTGCATTCAATCATAGAGGTTGTAAAGGAATCGAGTTCAGTTCCTACGGCAGTTGGCTTTGGCATCAATACACCAAAACAAGCAGGGGGAATTGCTAAAATTGCCGATGGCGTGATTGTGGGCAGCGCAATTGTTAAAATAGTTGAGAAGTATGGTGAAGGGGCCGGCCCTTATATTTATGACTATGTTAAGAGCATGAAAGATGCTGTGAGAAGTGCTGTTTAA
- a CDS encoding response regulator gives MNILIAEDDMPSRKFLSKLLSQYGEVDMVVDGIEALDAYLISIKENNPYDLICLDIMMPKVDGVRVLKAIRDYEVKRGVPQENRVKVIMTTALEGTDFVKNAFEIGCEAYAAKPIDSRKLLEVLEKLGLIENK, from the coding sequence GTGAACATACTGATTGCTGAGGACGATATGCCCAGCCGCAAATTTTTGTCTAAGCTGCTTTCTCAATACGGCGAAGTAGATATGGTCGTAGATGGGATAGAAGCTTTAGATGCTTACCTTATTTCTATTAAGGAAAATAATCCCTACGATCTTATCTGCTTAGATATTATGATGCCTAAAGTTGATGGTGTTAGAGTACTCAAAGCTATCCGGGATTATGAGGTGAAACGGGGCGTCCCTCAAGAAAATCGGGTGAAGGTAATAATGACAACAGCTTTAGAAGGAACGGATTTCGTCAAAAATGCCTTTGAGATCGGATGTGAAGCTTATGCAGCTAAACCGATTGATAGTCGTAAACTATTGGAAGTTCTTGAAAAGCTCGGATTAATTGAGAACAAATAG
- a CDS encoding chemotaxis protein CheD, whose protein sequence is MDYVIGIGDYAISQTRGDCLKTYALASCVALTVYHPMLKAAGMIHMALPSPNNDLEARARPAYYVTTGIPLLLNLFQKEYGGSVKELVIKLFGGAYSVNEDDYFRIGMKNVSIAHQILAERHIPMMFEETGGYISRSLIMATEKGDVKVIAYPITI, encoded by the coding sequence ATGGATTATGTAATCGGTATTGGGGATTACGCGATCTCCCAAACTAGAGGTGACTGCTTAAAAACCTATGCTTTGGCTTCTTGCGTTGCCCTAACAGTATATCATCCAATGCTCAAGGCCGCCGGAATGATTCATATGGCCTTGCCAAGTCCAAATAATGACTTGGAAGCAAGAGCAAGACCTGCCTATTATGTCACAACCGGAATCCCCCTCTTGTTAAACCTATTTCAAAAGGAATATGGCGGTTCGGTTAAAGAACTGGTTATTAAGCTCTTCGGAGGCGCCTATTCTGTCAATGAAGATGATTATTTTCGAATAGGGATGAAAAATGTCAGTATAGCACATCAGATTCTTGCCGAAAGGCATATTCCGATGATGTTCGAAGAAACAGGAGGGTATATTAGTCGGAGCTTAATCATGGCAACAGAAAAGGGAGATGTCAAGGTTATTGCTTATCCAATTACCATATGA
- the trpD gene encoding anthranilate phosphoribosyltransferase, with translation MITEAIYRIIKGEDLDFETAKVVMGEMMDGTATHAQMGAFLAALRMKGESIDEITGSALAMREKALHLDQVHDVMDIVGTGGDEAGTFNISTTTAFVVAAAGVPVAKHGNRSVSSKSGAADVLETLGINISISAAQSRKILEKINLCFMFAQTYHSSMKHCAPVRREMGVRTIFNILGPLANPAGAKRQLMGVYDEKLVEPLARVLSNLGVKRGMVVHGCDGLDEATLTTRTKVCEIKEGDLISYYLDPQEYGFNYCSLNELVGGDAKENAKITRCILNGSEQGAKRQVVVLNAALCLYLADKAASIQEAVPLAQDLIDSGAALKKLEEFARLSNEVLGH, from the coding sequence ATGATCACGGAAGCAATCTACAGAATAATTAAAGGTGAAGATCTGGACTTTGAGACAGCTAAGGTAGTTATGGGGGAAATGATGGACGGCACGGCCACTCATGCCCAGATGGGTGCTTTCCTCGCTGCCTTGCGGATGAAGGGCGAGAGCATTGATGAAATTACCGGCAGTGCTCTGGCTATGCGCGAAAAAGCACTGCACCTGGATCAAGTTCATGATGTCATGGACATTGTTGGCACCGGTGGTGACGAGGCGGGGACGTTTAATATCTCGACAACAACGGCTTTTGTTGTAGCAGCAGCGGGCGTACCCGTAGCTAAGCATGGCAACCGCAGCGTATCCAGTAAAAGCGGAGCGGCAGACGTTTTGGAAACGTTGGGGATTAATATCTCCATTTCCGCCGCACAGAGCAGAAAGATTCTAGAAAAGATTAATTTGTGTTTTATGTTTGCCCAAACTTACCATAGCTCAATGAAACACTGTGCTCCTGTACGGCGGGAAATGGGGGTGCGTACGATTTTTAATATCCTGGGACCTCTCGCCAATCCAGCCGGGGCGAAACGTCAGTTAATGGGCGTCTATGACGAGAAGCTCGTCGAGCCACTGGCAAGGGTTCTTTCCAATCTCGGCGTAAAGCGCGGTATGGTAGTTCATGGTTGTGACGGCTTGGACGAGGCAACTCTTACAACCAGGACAAAGGTCTGCGAAATAAAAGAAGGGGACCTTATAAGCTATTATCTGGACCCACAAGAATATGGATTTAACTATTGCAGTTTGAATGAGCTCGTTGGAGGGGATGCCAAGGAGAATGCAAAGATAACTCGTTGTATATTAAACGGGTCCGAGCAGGGCGCCAAACGTCAAGTCGTTGTTCTTAATGCTGCTCTCTGCTTGTATTTGGCCGATAAAGCGGCATCCATCCAAGAAGCTGTTCCTCTTGCGCAAGATCTTATCGACAGCGGGGCAGCCCTTAAAAAGCTTGAAGAATTTGCAAGGCTTTCCAATGAGGTGTTAGGACATTGA
- a CDS encoding anthranilate synthase component II, producing MILLIDNYDSFSYNLYQLIGSINPDIKVIRNDELSIEEIEALAPEAIILSPGPGKPADAGVCIESSRYFAGKIPVFGVCLGHQSICEAFGATVSYARELMHGKQSTIKLDTACSLFNGLPETIAGARYHSLAAIEDTIPTELKVIARTDDGEIMAVKHKEYEVYGVQFHPESILTPEGKTIMENFLRGEQV from the coding sequence ATGATTCTCTTAATCGATAATTACGATAGTTTTTCCTATAACCTTTATCAACTTATCGGTTCCATCAATCCGGATATAAAGGTCATTCGCAATGATGAATTAAGCATAGAAGAAATTGAGGCGTTAGCCCCAGAAGCAATTATTCTCTCTCCAGGGCCGGGTAAACCGGCGGACGCCGGCGTATGTATTGAGAGTTCACGATATTTCGCAGGCAAAATCCCCGTTTTTGGGGTTTGTCTTGGGCACCAGTCGATCTGCGAAGCCTTTGGAGCTACAGTGTCCTATGCCCGAGAGCTGATGCACGGCAAACAATCCACCATAAAATTAGATACGGCTTGTTCTCTTTTTAATGGATTGCCGGAAACTATAGCAGGTGCGCGCTATCATTCCTTAGCCGCCATAGAAGACACTATTCCCACGGAACTAAAGGTCATTGCCCGGACGGATGACGGGGAAATTATGGCCGTTAAGCACAAAGAGTATGAAGTCTATGGAGTCCAATTTCATCCGGAATCAATCTTAACACCAGAAGGTAAGACCATCATGGAAAATTTTCTGAGGGGGGAACAAGTATGA
- a CDS encoding phosphoribosylanthranilate isomerase, with product MKIKLCGLFQNCDIDFVNEAKPDFIGFVFAKSRRQVSAEWAKAMRPKLSSVITPVGVFVNESVTTIAKLLNEGVIEMAQLHGNESEIYIRELKTRTKKPIIRAVQVISRADIEEKQDTVADFLLLDHGAGGTGESFDWSIVGQVKKPFFLAGGLKADNIEQAIRAAKPFAVDLSSGVETDGKKDRGKILEIVRRMRNE from the coding sequence GTGAAAATTAAACTGTGCGGACTTTTTCAAAACTGTGACATTGACTTTGTCAATGAGGCTAAACCTGATTTTATCGGTTTTGTCTTCGCCAAGAGCCGCCGTCAGGTATCTGCGGAATGGGCCAAGGCCATGCGGCCGAAACTAAGCTCGGTAATTACGCCTGTAGGGGTTTTTGTTAATGAATCAGTAACCACGATTGCTAAGCTTTTGAATGAGGGCGTTATCGAAATGGCTCAACTTCATGGGAATGAGAGTGAAATTTATATCCGGGAATTAAAAACACGGACTAAAAAGCCGATCATCAGAGCTGTTCAGGTGATATCCCGCGCAGATATAGAGGAAAAACAGGATACCGTCGCTGATTTTCTGCTGCTTGATCACGGAGCCGGCGGGACTGGAGAAAGTTTTGATTGGAGTATAGTTGGCCAAGTAAAGAAACCCTTTTTCTTGGCCGGGGGACTGAAGGCAGATAATATAGAGCAGGCAATTCGAGCAGCAAAGCCTTTTGCTGTGGATCTAAGCAGCGGAGTGGAGACGGACGGAAAGAAAGACAGGGGTAAAATTTTAGAAATAGTTAGGAGAATGCGAAATGAGTAA
- the trpE gene encoding anthranilate synthase component I yields MYRPSLDEAKEIAADYNMIPVSREIYSDIRTPIEVLKILKSVSSHCFLLESLEGSETWGRYTFLGFDPKLEVTCLNGTINIKSATKAVSHAAKHPREYIQQILDDHKSPQFDYLPPFTGGLVGYFSYDYIKYNEPSLKLDAYDQEGFKDVDLMLFDKVIAFDHLKQKIILIANVRTEGLASNYSKAVKEIESMVDLIKHGVYRETQPGKVTSEFRPLFKENEYCEMVNKGKHYIHEGDIFQVVLSNRFEANYEGSLLNTYRVLRTLNPSPYMFYISSNDLEIAGASPETLVKLQNATLYTFPLAGTKPRGKTAEEDVQNEKDLLSDPKELAEHNMLVDLGRNDLGRISKFGTVKVEKYLSIERFSHVMHIGSTVKGEIREDKKALDAVDAVLPAGTLSGAPKIRACEIINELENNKRGIYGGAIGYIDFTGNLDTCIAIRIVYKKNGKIFVRSGAGIVADSVPEKEYQECINKAQAVMKALKLSEEVID; encoded by the coding sequence ATGTACAGACCAAGTTTAGATGAAGCCAAGGAAATTGCAGCAGATTACAACATGATTCCCGTTAGCCGTGAAATATACTCGGATATCAGGACTCCCATCGAAGTGCTGAAAATCCTGAAAAGCGTCAGCAGTCATTGCTTTTTGCTGGAAAGTCTTGAGGGTTCCGAAACTTGGGGACGTTACACCTTTTTGGGTTTTGATCCCAAACTGGAAGTGACTTGCCTGAACGGAACAATCAATATCAAATCAGCGACGAAAGCTGTTTCCCATGCTGCAAAACACCCCCGAGAGTATATTCAACAAATCCTTGACGATCATAAAAGCCCGCAGTTTGATTACTTGCCGCCTTTTACCGGCGGCTTGGTAGGATATTTTTCTTATGATTATATCAAATACAATGAACCCTCTCTGAAACTGGATGCATATGATCAGGAAGGATTTAAAGATGTAGACTTGATGCTCTTTGACAAGGTTATTGCTTTTGATCATTTAAAACAAAAAATAATTCTTATCGCCAACGTAAGAACAGAGGGATTAGCTTCAAACTACAGCAAGGCTGTCAAGGAAATCGAAAGCATGGTCGATCTCATTAAACACGGAGTCTATCGAGAAACTCAACCTGGTAAAGTCACTTCCGAATTTCGTCCGTTGTTTAAGGAAAACGAGTATTGTGAGATGGTCAACAAAGGCAAGCATTACATTCATGAGGGGGATATCTTTCAAGTAGTGTTGTCAAACCGTTTCGAAGCAAATTATGAGGGCAGCCTCCTTAACACTTACCGGGTGTTGAGAACGTTAAACCCATCTCCCTATATGTTTTATATCTCCAGCAATGATCTGGAAATTGCCGGCGCTTCTCCGGAAACCTTAGTGAAGCTTCAGAATGCTACACTCTACACCTTTCCTTTGGCGGGAACTAAACCAAGAGGAAAAACTGCTGAAGAGGACGTTCAGAACGAAAAAGATTTGCTCTCCGACCCTAAAGAATTGGCCGAGCATAATATGCTGGTGGATTTGGGCAGAAATGACTTGGGCAGAATCAGCAAATTTGGCACCGTTAAGGTTGAGAAATATCTGTCCATCGAGCGTTTCTCCCATGTTATGCACATTGGGTCGACGGTTAAAGGGGAAATAAGAGAGGACAAAAAAGCCTTAGATGCTGTTGATGCCGTACTGCCGGCCGGTACTCTTTCCGGCGCCCCTAAAATCAGAGCTTGTGAGATTATCAATGAGCTTGAAAATAACAAGCGAGGCATCTACGGGGGAGCCATAGGGTATATCGATTTTACCGGCAACTTAGATACCTGTATTGCTATCCGCATTGTTTATAAGAAGAACGGCAAGATTTTTGTCCGTTCCGGTGCCGGTATTGTCGCTGACAGTGTGCCTGAAAAAGAATATCAAGAATGTATCAACAAAGCTCAGGCTGTCATGAAAGCTCTTAAACTATCTGAGGAGGTTATCGACTGA
- a CDS encoding protein-glutamate methylesterase/protein-glutamine glutaminase, producing the protein MRRIRVLVVDDSLLFRTILARGLSSDPEIEVVAQAIDPFDARDKILKYEPDVMTCDIEMPKMNGIEFIRRLLPQYNLPVVVVSSTSGAVFDALSAGAVDFVAKPDIDSAQNVERFLEDLMAKIKAGAAAKVSIQTELLTKHETHGINAIDHLRTVVSSTFLSQEELSKRIIVLGASTGGTEAIYSIIREMPLNIPGIVIAQHIPAGFSRLFAERLDDSTDFKVKEAQTGDYVEPGTVLIAPGDQHLKLIKVGERYKAECFVTEKVNGHRPSVDVLFESVAKAAGPRAIGVILTGMGYDGAKGLLAMRRKGARTIGQDERSSVVYGMPKVAYEIGAVEKQASLPLIAKLLYSLVKGD; encoded by the coding sequence GTGAGAAGAATAAGAGTTCTAGTAGTTGATGACTCGTTACTGTTTCGTACAATTTTAGCACGGGGATTATCTTCGGATCCTGAAATAGAAGTGGTTGCTCAGGCTATAGATCCTTTTGACGCCCGTGATAAAATTTTAAAATATGAACCTGATGTTATGACTTGTGATATTGAAATGCCCAAAATGAACGGGATCGAGTTTATTCGTCGCCTTCTTCCGCAATACAACTTGCCGGTTGTGGTCGTAAGCTCAACCAGCGGCGCAGTGTTTGATGCTTTAAGTGCCGGGGCTGTGGATTTTGTTGCTAAACCTGATATTGACTCGGCCCAGAATGTTGAACGTTTTTTAGAAGATTTGATGGCAAAAATTAAGGCTGGGGCAGCGGCAAAGGTGTCAATTCAGACCGAATTATTAACTAAACACGAAACTCATGGTATTAATGCCATCGACCATTTGCGCACAGTAGTGTCTTCGACGTTCCTTTCTCAGGAAGAACTGTCTAAAAGGATTATTGTTTTAGGGGCTTCGACAGGAGGAACGGAGGCTATTTATAGCATTATCAGAGAGATGCCTTTGAATATTCCGGGTATTGTCATTGCTCAGCACATTCCCGCCGGTTTTTCCCGGCTCTTTGCTGAGCGACTAGATGATTCAACAGATTTTAAGGTTAAGGAAGCACAGACCGGTGATTATGTTGAACCTGGAACTGTTCTCATCGCACCGGGAGATCAACACTTAAAGCTAATAAAAGTCGGAGAACGGTATAAAGCAGAATGTTTTGTAACAGAAAAAGTGAATGGGCATCGTCCGTCCGTCGATGTATTGTTTGAATCCGTTGCCAAAGCGGCCGGCCCCAGAGCAATAGGTGTAATTTTAACAGGCATGGGTTATGATGGTGCCAAAGGGCTTTTAGCAATGAGAAGAAAAGGAGCACGAACGATTGGTCAAGATGAACGTTCCTCTGTTGTTTACGGTATGCCAAAGGTCGCTTATGAAATCGGAGCCGTAGAAAAGCAAGCCTCCCTGCCCTTAATAGCAAAGCTGCTTTATTCTTTGGTTAAAGGTGATTAA
- the nudC gene encoding NAD(+) diphosphatase — MYLGSDFFSPKNEEIADYFLFKENKILTLNNSLQWSWSEIEQYNLTKNLIRVQPVEGEEGHLVKVAELAPTTDEAEGLTFHNLRRLLGAIPDKTFFLAGKAYQILFWDRTHQFCGQCGARTVNKNDERAKVCPSCGFVNYPRISPAMIVAVTRGREILLAKGSRFQGGFYSVLAGFVEPGETFEECVEREIKEEVGLKVKNINYFGSQPWPFPDSLMVGFTAEYAGGDITIDNKEILDAGWYTAEGLPLIPGNGSIARRLIDWYVQKQDNS; from the coding sequence GTGTATTTAGGATCTGATTTTTTCAGTCCCAAAAATGAAGAAATTGCGGACTATTTTTTGTTCAAAGAAAATAAAATTCTTACACTTAATAATAGCCTGCAGTGGTCATGGTCAGAGATTGAACAGTATAATTTAACGAAAAATTTAATCAGGGTTCAGCCTGTCGAAGGAGAGGAGGGGCATTTGGTCAAGGTTGCTGAACTGGCTCCGACTACGGATGAAGCGGAAGGTCTGACATTTCACAACCTAAGGCGGTTGCTGGGTGCGATCCCTGATAAAACGTTTTTTTTGGCGGGTAAGGCTTATCAAATACTGTTCTGGGACCGTACCCATCAATTCTGCGGTCAGTGTGGAGCACGGACAGTGAATAAGAACGATGAAAGGGCTAAAGTTTGCCCTTCCTGCGGTTTCGTAAATTATCCGCGGATTTCACCGGCAATGATCGTGGCGGTTACCCGCGGACGAGAAATTCTGTTAGCCAAGGGGAGCCGTTTTCAAGGCGGTTTCTATAGTGTATTGGCCGGCTTTGTTGAGCCGGGGGAAACCTTCGAAGAGTGCGTGGAGCGGGAAATAAAAGAGGAAGTAGGCCTTAAAGTCAAAAACATCAACTATTTCGGGAGTCAGCCCTGGCCTTTTCCAGATTCATTAATGGTAGGTTTTACAGCTGAGTATGCCGGCGGGGATATCACAATAGATAATAAAGAAATCTTAGATGCTGGATGGTATACAGCGGAAGGCCTTCCGCTGATACCTGGGAACGGAAGCATAGCACGGCGTTTAATTGACTGGTATGTTCAAAAACAAGACAACAGCTAG
- a CDS encoding CheR family methyltransferase: MKLSIRDFKQLAELIHVNYGIYLKEEKIPLVEGRLRQVLVDQQFESYAEYIDYLKTEKTGHAIQTLINKITTNHTFFMRETDHFNFFREEVLPELLQSKQDKDLRIWSAGCSSGEEPYTLAMIIDEVLGEQKKYWDARILATDLSQQVLESALQGVYSKDKVDSLPPNWRLKYFSKLSSDEYSLTESLRQEVIFRKFNLMEEVFPFRKKFDVIFCRNVMIYFDMETKKKLVEKFYDITNQDGYLFIGHSESVNRSESKYHYIRPAVYRKL; this comes from the coding sequence ATGAAACTTTCTATCCGCGATTTCAAACAATTGGCAGAACTTATCCATGTAAATTATGGGATATATTTGAAAGAAGAGAAAATCCCCCTTGTTGAAGGGAGACTCCGTCAAGTCCTAGTTGACCAACAGTTTGAAAGTTATGCCGAATATATTGATTATCTCAAGACTGAAAAGACCGGCCATGCCATCCAAACGCTGATTAACAAAATTACCACTAACCATACTTTCTTTATGCGGGAAACAGATCATTTTAATTTCTTCAGGGAAGAAGTTTTGCCAGAATTACTACAAAGCAAGCAAGACAAGGATCTGCGAATATGGAGCGCAGGGTGTTCCTCGGGTGAAGAACCATACACTCTCGCTATGATTATAGATGAGGTTTTAGGTGAACAGAAAAAGTATTGGGATGCCAGGATTTTGGCCACTGATTTATCACAGCAAGTGCTTGAAAGCGCTTTGCAGGGTGTTTATTCGAAAGATAAAGTTGACTCTTTACCGCCAAACTGGCGATTAAAATATTTTTCTAAACTATCTTCGGATGAATATAGCCTAACAGAATCTCTCCGGCAGGAAGTTATTTTTCGGAAATTTAATCTTATGGAAGAGGTGTTCCCCTTCCGCAAAAAGTTCGACGTGATTTTTTGCCGTAACGTCATGATTTATTTTGATATGGAGACCAAAAAGAAACTTGTCGAGAAATTTTATGATATTACAAATCAAGATGGCTATCTTTTTATTGGTCATTCCGAATCTGTTAATCGCTCTGAATCGAAGTATCATTATATTAGACCGGCCGTCTATAGAAAGCTCTAG
- the trpB gene encoding tryptophan synthase subunit beta encodes MSKGRYGIHGGQYIPETLMNEIINLEKSYEHFKDDPEFKAELKKLLNEYAGRPSLLYYAGKMSKDLGGAKIYLKREDLNHTGSHKINNVLGQALMAKKMGKTRVIAETGAGQHGVATATAAALLGLECEIFMGKEDTDRQALNVYRMELLGAKVHAVTSGTMTLKDAVNETMREWTSRIHDTHYVLGSVMGPHPFPMIVRDFQSVISEEAREQILELEGKLPDVVMACVGGGSNAMGMFYNFIGDQSVKLIGCEAAGHGIDTEKHAATIAKGKLGVFHGMKSYFCQDEHGQIAPVYSISAGLDYPGIGPEHANLHDSGRAEYVPITDDEAVEAFEYLARTEGIICAIESAHAVAHAKKIAGNLSKDQIIIICLSGRGDKDVAAIARYKGVRIYE; translated from the coding sequence ATGAGTAAGGGCAGATACGGCATTCATGGGGGTCAATATATCCCGGAAACCTTGATGAACGAAATTATTAATCTGGAAAAATCTTACGAACACTTTAAAGATGACCCCGAGTTCAAGGCCGAGCTTAAGAAGTTGCTGAACGAGTATGCGGGAAGGCCATCTCTGCTCTACTATGCCGGGAAAATGAGCAAGGATTTAGGGGGCGCGAAAATCTATTTGAAACGTGAAGACCTGAATCATACCGGTTCCCACAAAATCAATAATGTTCTGGGGCAGGCGTTAATGGCTAAGAAAATGGGCAAAACACGCGTTATCGCTGAAACGGGCGCCGGTCAGCACGGTGTCGCAACTGCAACGGCGGCCGCCTTGCTCGGCTTGGAATGTGAGATTTTTATGGGTAAGGAAGACACAGACAGGCAGGCTCTTAACGTTTACCGGATGGAGCTTTTAGGCGCTAAAGTTCATGCTGTGACCAGCGGCACTATGACTTTAAAGGATGCGGTTAACGAAACCATGCGCGAGTGGACGTCCCGTATTCACGATACCCACTATGTTCTAGGCTCTGTCATGGGGCCCCACCCCTTCCCCATGATCGTTCGTGATTTTCAAAGCGTGATCAGTGAGGAAGCAAGAGAACAGATTCTGGAACTTGAGGGCAAGCTGCCTGATGTGGTGATGGCTTGTGTTGGCGGCGGCAGTAATGCCATGGGGATGTTCTATAATTTTATCGGTGACCAAAGCGTAAAATTAATTGGCTGTGAAGCGGCGGGACATGGAATTGATACCGAGAAGCATGCTGCTACCATCGCCAAAGGAAAATTAGGGGTCTTTCATGGCATGAAGTCCTACTTCTGTCAGGATGAACATGGACAAATTGCCCCGGTCTATTCAATATCTGCAGGTCTCGACTATCCGGGAATAGGGCCTGAACATGCCAATCTTCACGATTCAGGCAGGGCGGAATATGTGCCTATTACTGATGACGAGGCGGTAGAAGCTTTTGAGTATCTTGCCAGAACAGAAGGAATTATTTGTGCAATTGAAAGTGCCCATGCGGTGGCTCATGCCAAGAAAATTGCCGGAAATTTGAGCAAGGATCAAATCATCATCATCTGTTTGTCAGGACGGGGAGATAAAGATGTTGCCGCCATTGCGCGCTATAAGGGGGTAAGAATTTATGAGTAA